A single window of Xylocopilactobacillus apicola DNA harbors:
- a CDS encoding glycoside hydrolase family 1 protein produces MIKLPNNFFWGNSTSSMQTEGAFDLDGKGPSVYDVRPAQKDASDWKVAIDAYHRYPEDIALMKDLGMNFYRFQISWSRVQPKGEGEFNQKGIKFYHDLIDQLLKAGIQPMICLYHFDMPLNQANKYNGFISKTVVDNFVIYAKKMIQEFGDQVKYWLTFNEQNLYSSGGGFDYSGYQQGERSLHDLYQIQHNVALAHAKIANYIHEFFPGIQIGGMQALHELYPATTNPKDQQVVRKYKEFTTYNLLQLFTTGEYSKEVVAFMKENHLDDILDPNDLAQISKTRSDFISFSYYTSAALDSTKVPVGTPPNYWADYSKVPNHYLNANEWGWEIDPTGFYNVIMDLSNRTRLPIFPVENGIGVRESWDGKHEINDQYRIKYHREHLEALKDAIQDGANVIGYLGWGLIDIPSSQGNVDKRYGVVYVNRTNHDLLDLKRIPKESYHWLKQVIHTNGEVM; encoded by the coding sequence ATGATTAAGTTACCAAACAATTTTTTCTGGGGGAATTCAACGTCCAGTATGCAAACTGAAGGAGCCTTTGATCTAGATGGTAAAGGGCCCTCGGTTTACGACGTGCGTCCCGCACAAAAAGATGCTAGCGATTGGAAAGTAGCAATTGATGCATACCATCGCTATCCAGAAGATATTGCTTTGATGAAAGATTTAGGGATGAACTTTTATCGATTTCAAATTTCTTGGAGCCGAGTTCAACCAAAAGGAGAGGGGGAATTTAATCAAAAAGGGATCAAGTTTTATCATGACCTAATTGATCAGTTGTTAAAAGCTGGGATCCAACCAATGATTTGCTTATATCACTTCGATATGCCATTGAATCAAGCAAACAAATACAACGGATTTATAAGTAAAACTGTCGTGGATAATTTTGTGATCTATGCAAAAAAAATGATTCAAGAATTTGGTGATCAAGTTAAGTATTGGTTGACTTTTAATGAACAAAATCTTTACAGTTCAGGGGGCGGTTTCGATTATAGTGGTTATCAACAAGGTGAGAGATCACTGCACGATTTGTATCAAATTCAACATAACGTTGCCTTAGCTCATGCCAAAATAGCTAATTATATCCATGAATTTTTTCCGGGAATCCAAATTGGCGGCATGCAAGCTTTGCATGAATTGTATCCCGCGACAACTAATCCTAAAGATCAACAAGTTGTCCGTAAGTATAAAGAATTTACTACTTACAATTTGTTGCAGTTATTTACGACTGGAGAGTATTCCAAGGAAGTTGTTGCTTTTATGAAAGAGAATCACTTGGACGACATTTTGGATCCAAACGATTTAGCGCAAATCAGTAAAACGCGAAGTGATTTTATCAGTTTTAGTTATTACACTTCGGCGGCTTTAGATAGTACCAAAGTTCCTGTAGGCACGCCACCAAACTATTGGGCTGATTATTCAAAAGTTCCTAATCATTATTTAAATGCCAATGAATGGGGCTGGGAGATTGATCCAACGGGATTCTATAACGTTATTATGGATTTATCTAATCGAACCAGGCTGCCAATTTTTCCAGTTGAAAACGGAATTGGCGTTAGAGAAAGTTGGGACGGCAAACACGAAATTAATGATCAATATCGTATCAAATACCACCGTGAGCACCTTGAAGCGCTAAAAGACGCGATTCAAGATGGTGCCAATGTAATTGGTTATCTCGGCTGGGGATTAATCGATATTCCTAGTTCTCAAGGTAATGTCGATAAACGTTATGGGGTAGTTTATGTCAACCGCACTAATCATGATCTATTGGATTTAAAGAGAATTCCAAAAGAAAGTTACCATTGGTTGAAACAAGTGATTCATACCAATGGAGAAGTCATGTAA
- a CDS encoding Fic family protein — protein sequence MEYPDKYKFTKDENRRFARSNLVKLVHTESRFEGVNTTLPQTQTIMDGMSVQGVPVADILTIVNLKKAWQFITESNASLSLDFEKQINLIVAKEDALIPGSLRSGQGGVSLSDNEFFEPPIVNEQEEIKFIEELQDNDCSITDRAITLMYHNMRNQIFWDGNKRTATIVANKLMIDHGAGLINVPLDKWELWNQLLSNFYRTNEMSQLKTWTYDNAIQGLSVRMAR from the coding sequence ATGGAGTATCCGGATAAGTACAAATTTACTAAAGATGAAAATCGACGTTTTGCTCGAAGTAATCTTGTTAAATTAGTACACACTGAATCTCGTTTTGAGGGTGTTAATACAACGTTGCCACAAACTCAGACAATTATGGACGGAATGAGTGTTCAAGGAGTACCCGTAGCTGATATTTTAACGATTGTTAATTTGAAAAAAGCTTGGCAATTTATCACAGAGAGCAATGCGAGTTTAAGTTTGGATTTTGAAAAGCAAATTAATTTGATTGTCGCAAAAGAAGATGCTTTGATTCCGGGTAGTTTAAGAAGCGGACAAGGTGGAGTTAGTCTATCTGATAATGAATTTTTTGAGCCACCAATTGTAAATGAACAAGAAGAAATTAAATTTATAGAAGAACTGCAAGATAACGATTGTAGCATCACCGATCGGGCGATCACTCTGATGTATCACAACATGCGTAATCAGATTTTTTGGGACGGCAATAAACGAACAGCAACAATAGTTGCCAATAAATTGATGATTGACCATGGAGCTGGCCTAATAAATGTACCGCTTGATAAATGGGAATTATGGAACCAATTGCTGAGCAATTTTTATCGAACAAATGAGATGAGTCAACTAAAAACGTGGACTTATGATAATGCAATTCAAGGCTTGAGTGTGAGAATGGCCAGGTAG
- a CDS encoding ABC transporter permease, translating to MINQLRAEMYRQFHTKGNYLLTIFVICYSALTTFYKSVGGVVMTGGIQHALEEIDTTNWSVLTGVKFLTMGSSLLIYVFISIFVMVIGTEFSQNTYKNTLISGISRLQFIVVKYLTMLINILLQVFVFYLTGIITGLLCGRKLGSSWGYLLSTTFTTTFVTTFFISVIFGMAIVLLILTSLSIVSAVFIVLFPVLVNLVTTVTKWDWLKYLDFFGVSNKIALKLITLNQFLPYILTSCLILLICFIISLLLFQRKEL from the coding sequence ATGATTAATCAACTGCGCGCGGAAATGTACCGCCAGTTTCATACCAAAGGAAACTATCTTTTAACTATTTTTGTTATTTGTTATAGTGCATTGACTACATTTTACAAATCGGTCGGTGGCGTAGTGATGACTGGAGGGATCCAACATGCACTAGAAGAGATCGACACCACGAACTGGTCGGTCTTAACTGGCGTAAAATTTTTGACAATGGGCTCAAGTTTACTAATTTACGTATTTATCAGCATTTTTGTGATGGTGATTGGAACGGAATTTAGCCAAAATACTTATAAAAATACGCTAATTTCTGGCATTTCCCGCCTCCAGTTCATCGTCGTCAAATATCTCACAATGCTTATCAATATCCTACTTCAAGTTTTTGTTTTTTATTTAACTGGAATCATCACTGGCTTACTTTGCGGACGAAAATTGGGTTCTAGTTGGGGATATTTATTAAGTACAACTTTTACCACCACTTTTGTGACCACTTTTTTTATCAGTGTTATTTTTGGTATGGCAATTGTTCTTTTAATTTTAACCAGTTTATCCATCGTCAGTGCAGTCTTCATTGTCCTTTTTCCAGTCTTAGTTAACTTGGTTACGACCGTGACTAAATGGGATTGGCTGAAATACCTTGATTTCTTTGGTGTTTCTAACAAAATTGCTCTTAAACTAATCACCCTAAATCAATTTCTACCCTACATTCTCACGAGTTGTTTAATCTTACTGATTTGTTTTATCATATCGCTCTTATTGTTCCAGAGAAAAGAATTATAA
- a CDS encoding GntR family transcriptional regulator: MPKYQDIEQELIRRIQKGIYKAGAPFPNQNQLAKEFNTTRMTVQKALSGLFKKDLIYTQQGAGTYVKVNARLASQLDASVDQYVGTTKLMGADHEVESQILKFEIRFPNEDEQEQLYISANEPIYDIQRVRIVDKMPSSIEYTNMPVSVIPGLSEEILKKSIYHYIENDLKKKIGAAYRIIGADHPQQFDIDYLKCKKNDPILKVRQVVFLQDGTPFEYSETRHRHDKGNIMIYLPGNNF; the protein is encoded by the coding sequence ATGCCAAAATATCAGGATATTGAACAAGAATTAATCAGAAGAATTCAAAAGGGAATTTATAAGGCGGGTGCCCCCTTTCCAAATCAAAATCAATTAGCCAAAGAATTTAATACAACGCGGATGACCGTTCAAAAAGCTCTTAGTGGGCTTTTTAAAAAGGATTTAATTTATACACAGCAAGGTGCAGGGACTTATGTAAAGGTTAATGCGCGACTTGCTTCGCAATTAGATGCAAGTGTCGATCAATACGTGGGAACGACGAAATTAATGGGCGCCGATCATGAGGTTGAAAGTCAGATTCTCAAATTCGAAATTAGATTTCCCAATGAAGACGAACAAGAACAGCTTTATATTTCGGCTAATGAACCGATTTATGATATTCAAAGAGTTCGGATTGTGGATAAGATGCCATCTTCAATTGAGTACACCAATATGCCAGTCAGTGTAATTCCAGGCCTAAGTGAAGAAATTTTAAAAAAATCGATTTATCACTATATTGAGAATGACCTGAAAAAAAAGATTGGCGCGGCTTATCGAATAATTGGTGCAGATCATCCGCAACAATTTGATATTGATTATTTGAAATGCAAAAAAAACGACCCAATCCTCAAAGTTCGGCAGGTCGTGTTTTTACAAGATGGGACGCCTTTTGAATATTCAGAGACTCGCCATCGCCATGATAAAGGGAATATTATGATTTATTTACCGGGAAATAATTTCTGA
- a CDS encoding alpha-L-fucosidase, with translation MRKDIVTDQETFNEEYENLPANLIEQLNQFQDDKIGVIFHFGLYSLAGIVESWQLSKEDTWARKKPWRSDLAELRHDYWNLANDFHPNPDNVVSWAATIKDTGIKYGILTTKHHDGFSIFDTKFSNFHSNLDIFKIFSQTMQQHNLKVGAYYSKPDWHNENYWEPGSDPIGRYASYDPKENPAKWQQFNDFVKNQLLELTTNYGPIDILWLDGGWVNKDHHEFLEMESIVKQIRLHQPNILVVDRTIGGLYENYVTPERSIPETPPKKVWESNIPLAKNWGYVPNDQYKTFSEIESMIVEIVSKGGNVILGIGPKPDGTLPHEALKILAQLKIWLQKYGQAIFKTRAVDISNPPAGWFFTQRDNHLYAFVKQDSEKNWDYSQKILSVKALDKNVEVQINDSRVEINKNSSEDEFTVLEMIEETV, from the coding sequence TTGCGAAAAGATATTGTTACAGATCAAGAAACTTTCAACGAAGAGTACGAGAACCTTCCTGCTAATTTAATTGAGCAACTGAATCAATTCCAAGACGATAAAATTGGCGTTATTTTCCATTTTGGACTTTACTCGCTTGCTGGGATTGTTGAATCTTGGCAATTATCTAAAGAAGACACTTGGGCTCGCAAAAAACCTTGGCGATCCGATTTGGCTGAATTGCGCCATGATTATTGGAACTTAGCAAATGATTTTCATCCAAATCCTGACAACGTCGTCTCCTGGGCAGCTACAATTAAAGATACAGGAATAAAATACGGGATCTTGACAACCAAGCATCACGATGGATTCAGTATTTTCGATACTAAGTTCTCAAATTTTCACTCGAACTTAGATATTTTTAAGATCTTTAGCCAAACAATGCAACAACACAATCTAAAAGTAGGGGCGTATTACTCAAAACCAGATTGGCATAACGAAAATTATTGGGAACCAGGAAGCGACCCAATTGGGCGCTATGCTTCTTATGATCCGAAGGAAAATCCCGCTAAATGGCAGCAGTTCAATGATTTTGTCAAAAACCAGCTCCTTGAATTGACGACTAATTACGGACCAATTGATATTCTATGGCTTGACGGCGGCTGGGTTAATAAAGATCATCATGAGTTTTTAGAGATGGAAAGCATTGTCAAGCAAATTCGTTTGCATCAGCCCAATATTTTGGTTGTCGATCGCACAATCGGGGGACTTTATGAGAATTATGTCACTCCCGAGCGGTCGATTCCAGAAACTCCGCCAAAGAAAGTTTGGGAAAGTAACATTCCTCTTGCCAAAAATTGGGGCTACGTCCCCAACGATCAATACAAAACGTTTTCTGAAATTGAATCGATGATTGTTGAAATCGTGAGCAAAGGCGGAAATGTGATTTTGGGAATTGGGCCAAAACCGGACGGAACTTTGCCTCACGAGGCGCTAAAAATACTAGCGCAACTGAAAATTTGGCTTCAAAAATACGGCCAAGCAATATTTAAAACTCGAGCCGTTGACATTAGTAATCCGCCCGCTGGTTGGTTTTTTACCCAGCGAGATAACCATCTATATGCTTTCGTCAAGCAAGATAGTGAAAAAAACTGGGACTATTCACAAAAGATTTTGAGTGTTAAAGCACTTGATAAAAATGTTGAAGTGCAAATTAACGATTCAAGAGTTGAAATAAATAAAAACTCCAGTGAAGATGAATTTACAGTTCTAGAGATGATTGAGGAGACTGTGTGA
- a CDS encoding ABC transporter ATP-binding protein, giving the protein MTQILKIEHVNKRFGNFRALTDVSFTINRGDVYGLIGENGAGKTTLMRLITSLSPLSDGKITLLGEQAPHYNQALKHLGAIIENPAAFKKLTVLENLKISAIQHGIEDLSVIDETIELVGLSEKTKTRAGRLSLGQRQRLGLAIALLAQPDFLILDEPINGLDPSGILAFRKLIKKLNQERNTTILISSHILSELYQVSTKFGFISHGRFIKEVTKEKLDQENAAGILIEVDDVKKAAQILDQRQISPFTVLDERRILINSLAFNTAELNQILVTNNLAVYNITQQEGSLENYYTALLQNEGGNHD; this is encoded by the coding sequence ATGACTCAAATTTTAAAAATAGAACATGTAAATAAGCGTTTTGGCAACTTTCGCGCTTTGACCGACGTCTCATTTACGATCAACCGCGGCGATGTTTATGGCTTAATTGGCGAAAATGGTGCCGGCAAAACTACATTAATGCGCCTCATCACCAGTTTATCGCCCCTTAGTGATGGCAAAATCACCTTGCTCGGAGAACAGGCGCCGCACTACAATCAAGCACTTAAACACTTGGGAGCAATTATCGAAAATCCCGCTGCTTTTAAGAAATTAACGGTGCTCGAAAACCTCAAAATATCAGCGATTCAACACGGGATTGAAGACCTGTCCGTTATCGATGAAACGATCGAATTAGTCGGTCTGAGTGAAAAAACCAAAACTCGTGCGGGTCGACTATCTCTCGGTCAGCGCCAACGACTCGGCCTCGCCATCGCCCTTTTGGCTCAACCAGATTTTCTGATTCTCGATGAGCCAATTAACGGCTTGGACCCATCCGGCATCCTAGCTTTTCGCAAACTAATCAAAAAGTTGAATCAAGAACGTAATACCACAATTTTAATTTCAAGTCACATCCTTAGTGAACTTTACCAGGTATCGACGAAGTTTGGCTTCATTTCCCACGGACGTTTTATCAAAGAAGTCACCAAGGAAAAGCTGGATCAAGAAAACGCTGCTGGAATCCTCATTGAGGTTGATGACGTCAAAAAAGCGGCCCAAATCTTGGATCAGCGTCAGATCTCTCCGTTCACCGTCCTTGATGAGCGCAGAATTCTCATTAATAGTCTGGCTTTTAATACCGCTGAATTAAATCAAATCTTAGTTACTAATAACCTCGCGGTCTACAACATCACCCAGCAAGAGGGTTCCTTAGAAAATTACTACACCGCTCTCTTGCAAAATGAAGGAGGAAACCATGATTAA
- a CDS encoding PTS sugar transporter subunit IIC — translation MKIADKINKWILPYANKIGNQRHLIAIRDSFIDISPIIMVNSLFILLNSLLFSNPGLQKKFPYFKKLLDIGTMVNNGTLGFMTIFVTFLIGYRLTKHYVAAKTITEENLSPLHAGIISVAVTLIMFPLFNDVNVANSTKIVKVAGVYTQALTSSGGMFVGLIGALLSTELLIKITKSGKLRIKMPDGVPPAVAQSFNSLIPESLVVIIFALFTFIYIQITGQTITQLVQTVIAIPLQAAMESPIGLFMVQIVTQILWFFGLHGQNIVSSVTSPSMLAAIQQNISAFSAGKHVPFIVTNPWIGMYTLFGGTGAILPLLIAIFIGSKRQNYREVAKLGLVPSFFNVSEPIMFGLPVVMNPFLAIPFLFVPIINLAIAYPLTAMGLVAKSVVIPPWTLPPILTAWVTTAGDIPATILSALLFIMDIFLYLPFVLASNKSKEI, via the coding sequence TTGAAAATAGCAGATAAAATCAACAAATGGATTTTACCTTATGCAAATAAAATTGGTAATCAACGCCATTTGATTGCAATCCGCGATAGTTTTATTGATATTTCACCAATCATCATGGTGAATTCACTATTTATTTTGTTAAATAGTCTATTGTTTTCTAATCCTGGTTTGCAAAAGAAGTTTCCATATTTTAAGAAACTATTAGATATTGGTACCATGGTAAACAATGGTACATTAGGTTTTATGACCATCTTTGTAACATTTTTAATTGGTTATCGTTTAACCAAGCATTATGTTGCTGCTAAAACTATTACTGAAGAGAATTTAAGCCCGCTGCACGCAGGAATTATTAGTGTCGCAGTAACTTTAATCATGTTCCCACTATTTAACGATGTAAATGTTGCCAACAGCACTAAGATCGTCAAAGTCGCTGGGGTCTATACTCAGGCTCTAACCTCTTCGGGTGGAATGTTTGTTGGGCTCATTGGCGCACTTTTAAGTACTGAATTATTAATTAAAATTACCAAAAGCGGAAAACTTAGAATCAAGATGCCAGATGGTGTTCCACCAGCAGTTGCGCAATCTTTTAATTCTTTGATTCCAGAAAGTCTTGTTGTTATTATCTTTGCGTTATTTACTTTCATTTATATCCAAATTACTGGTCAAACAATTACTCAACTCGTTCAAACCGTAATCGCGATCCCGCTTCAAGCAGCGATGGAATCACCAATTGGATTATTTATGGTTCAAATCGTGACGCAAATTCTTTGGTTCTTCGGTTTGCATGGTCAAAACATTGTTTCTTCGGTTACATCTCCGTCAATGTTAGCGGCTATCCAGCAAAATATTTCTGCTTTTAGCGCTGGAAAACATGTGCCTTTTATCGTAACCAACCCTTGGATTGGAATGTATACTCTATTTGGTGGAACTGGTGCCATTTTACCGCTTTTGATCGCAATCTTTATTGGATCAAAAAGACAAAATTATCGGGAAGTCGCCAAATTAGGGCTTGTCCCAAGTTTCTTCAACGTTTCAGAACCAATTATGTTTGGGTTACCAGTAGTTATGAATCCATTTTTGGCAATTCCGTTTCTTTTTGTTCCAATCATTAATTTAGCGATTGCTTACCCTCTGACGGCAATGGGCCTAGTCGCTAAAAGTGTTGTGATTCCACCTTGGACTTTACCTCCAATATTAACTGCCTGGGTAACGACAGCCGGAGACATTCCCGCAACAATTTTATCAGCTTTATTATTTATAATGGATATTTTCCTTTACCTGCCGTTTGTCCTGGCAAGTAATAAATCGAAAGAAATCTAA
- a CDS encoding putative holin-like toxin produces MILQLHLKGNQPALSVFEALSLMLMFGILIVNITIDKKKPLYITLTGYRVAEMSTI; encoded by the coding sequence ATGATTTTGCAATTACACTTGAAAGGAAATCAGCCAGCTTTGTCAGTTTTCGAAGCGCTATCCCTGATGCTCATGTTTGGCATCTTAATTGTTAACATCACGATAGATAAAAAAAAGCCGCTCTATATAACTTTGACAGGTTATAGAGTGGCAGAAATGTCTACAATATAA
- a CDS encoding Ltp family lipoprotein, which translates to MLTDPKAEGFTKEEGKYAIDHLDVDWNQVAKKSAESYLKHQAFSQKGIYNQLISQYGENFTTSQAKYAIDHLKTNWNKMALKDAKRFKGNTRTEDIKRILKNSHYTDSEIDYAMKNLNQ; encoded by the coding sequence ATGCTAACTGACCCAAAAGCTGAGGGTTTTACTAAAGAAGAGGGAAAATATGCGATCGATCATCTTGACGTTGACTGGAACCAAGTTGCAAAAAAATCTGCAGAAAGTTATTTGAAACATCAAGCTTTCTCCCAAAAAGGAATTTATAATCAATTGATTTCCCAATACGGAGAGAATTTTACTACTTCCCAAGCTAAGTATGCTATCGACCATTTGAAAACTAATTGGAACAAAATGGCTTTAAAAGATGCTAAACGATTTAAAGGAAATACTAGAACTGAAGACATTAAACGAATTTTGAAGAACTCCCACTACACAGATTCTGAGATCGATTATGCAATGAAGAATTTAAATCAATAG